In Plodia interpunctella isolate USDA-ARS_2022_Savannah chromosome 17, ilPloInte3.2, whole genome shotgun sequence, one genomic interval encodes:
- the LOC128677332 gene encoding uncharacterized protein LOC128677332, whose translation MISKTFILFAVLAAAPVFGDWVGGLRVRFGVGFSGYFMSKPRSIAEAKTSRWQQVARPEGPLASLIMYCPADYIFCVLFDDTEYIAGLQIAIPKDKFTDNALDWEVQGFTSWTPANTNSSFWTIQQYFVDEEILGKSVSERLAARDRSKTIPHGKVWVTGVNKELLEISTKKTDIENSIFTEQACIPLMGRHYYYNMTTETQCTSAGMYPWFPLVASGELIGMGFVSVGKLPESSLETDYFERPERAAIEMIVPRGPSCLYQLGDSPGLLTMHIYYIHNPLLLTCIFQ comes from the exons ATGATATCGAAgacatttatattgtttgcTGTTCTGGCTGCAGCTCCAGTTTTTG GCGACTGGGTGGGCGGCCTACGAG TGAGGTTCGGCGTCGGTTTCTCCGGCTACTTCATGTCGAAGCCGCGTAGCATCGCTGAGGCCAAGACCAGCAGATGGCAGCAGGTCGCCCGACCTGAGGGTCCACTGGCCTCCCTCATCATGTACTGCCCCGCCGACTACATCTTCTGCGTACTGTTTGATGATACTGAGTATATCGCTGGACTGCAGATTGCT ATACCTAAAGACAAATTCACAGACAACGCACTCGACTGGGAAGTCCAGGGCTTCACCAGCTGGACTCCAGCCAACACCAACTCCTCCTTCTGGACTATCCAGCAGTACTTCGTTGACGAAG AGATCCTCGGTAAAAGTGTGTCGGAGCGTCTGGCAGCTCGTGACAGGTCCAAGACCATCCCGCACGGCAAGGTCTGGGTCACTGGGGTCAACAAAGAGCTCCTGGAAATCTCCACCAAGAAGACCGATATCGAGAACAGTATCTTCACTGAACAAGCATGCATTCCTCTCATGG GTCGTCACTACTACTACAACATGACGACAGAGACGCAGTGCACCTCCGCTGGCATGTACCCCTGGTTCCCGCTGGTCGCCTCGGGAGAGCTCATCGGAATGGGCTTCGTGTCCGTCGGAAAACTTCCCGAAAGCTCGCTGGAGACAGACTACTTCGAGAGGCCTGAAAGGGCAGCTATAGAG ATGATCGTGCCGCGCGGCCCCTCGTGCCTGTACCAGTTGGGTGATTCCCCGGGCCTCCTCACTATGCACATCTACTATATCCACAACCCGTTGCTCCTCACTTGTATCTTCCAATAA
- the LOC128677334 gene encoding uncharacterized protein LOC128677334 gives MKVFIFVLAAVSVACGVKYNGLRVKYGWSDALIDKEYFFSLPRTISDAEGEGWKRTERPPGALPELKMYCPTGRQVCPLYDAAGFVAGLQVALPVDDFESLALKPEKKLVKWRAPASEGEPSRDYWTLTQFFVSEESLKAGAGPQIANGETLQDGGVWVTGLDGRLFKIPLNEDDIAKKTLYKKQNCVPNMGTHYYYNMTKEMKCEDWLPWFTLVNDGELVGTGFMMIGKLAKQSRWFEIPPSPKQVPEIVVPYAPDCFHDWADSYGIVSLHIYYIDKPWTIRCKDGDSIKPARPFQRLLLNVYRYGNAISDQFKRLFSG, from the exons gTGTTAAATATAATGGACTTAGAG tgAAATACGGCTGGTCCGACGCCCTAATAGACAAAGAGTATTTCTTCTCGCTCCCTCGTACGATCAGCGACGCGGAGGGAGAGGGATGGAAGAGGACGGAGCGTCCTCCTGGTGCGTTACCTGAGCTGAAGATGTACTGTCCCACTGGCAGACAAGTGTGTCCTCTCTATGATGCTGCTGGTTTTGTAGCTGGACTGCAGGTTGCT CTACCAGTAGATGACTTCGAGTCCTTAGCCCTCAAGCCTGAGAAGAAGCTGGTGAAGTGGCGCGCGCCTGCCTCCGAGGGAGAGCCTTCCAGGGATTACTGGACCCTTACTCAGTTCTTTGTATCTGAAG AATCCCTGAAAGCGGGCGCTGGTCCTCAAATCGCGAACGGCGAGACGCTGCAAGATGGCGGCGTGTGGGTGACAGGGCTGGACGGCCGCCTGTTCAAGATCCCTCTGAATGAAGACGATATCGCGAAGAAGACTCTCTACAAGAAACAGAACTGCGTGCCGAATATGG GCACCCACTACTACTACAACATGACGAAGGAGATGAAGTGCGAGGACTGGTTGCCGTGGTTCACGCTGGTCAACGACGGGGAGCTGGTCGGCACGGGCTTCATGATGATCGGCAAGCTGGCCAAACAGAGCCGCTGGTTCGAGATCCCGCCCTCTCCTAAACAAGTGCCGGAG ATTGTCGTCCCCTACGCCCCCGACTGCTTCCACGACTGGGCTGATTCGTACGGCATCGTGTCCCTTCACATCTACTATATCGACAAACCTTGGACTATCAGATGCAA AGACGGAGACTCAATAAAACCAGCAAGACCCTTCCAGAGGCTGCTCCTAAATGTCTACCGCTACGGCAATGCCATCTCTGACCAGTTTAAGAGGTTGTTCAGCGGATAA